One region of Oncorhynchus mykiss isolate Arlee chromosome 8, USDA_OmykA_1.1, whole genome shotgun sequence genomic DNA includes:
- the kcnk3a gene encoding potassium channel subfamily K member 3a, producing the protein MAHFSSPSGCNQFGQCEWALEEQPLRASQSQPEPLTHPESSCRGEGTQAQGKGGVLLCNRGLPTLPLRGLPALSPPASLPDSDEPPDCYGHAAPSTDGGKVFCMLYALLGIPLTLVMFQSLGERINTLVRYLLHRLKNCLGMRRTEVSMVNMVAIGFISCMSTLCVGALSFSHFEGWSFFHAYYYCFITLTTIGFGDYVALQKDQALQTNPKYVAFCFMYILTGLTVIGAFLNLVVLRFMTMNAEDEKRDAEQRALLSQNGQAGGHNHPGCAPDPPSSSSAASGCSGGAGGTGGPGGGGNSGVGGAGRGLRNVYAEVLHFQSMCSCLWYKSREKLQYSIPMIIPRDLSTSDTYMEQGEAFSSDALHPLHSNGCVYSMHHPHSAISSVSTGLHSLTPYRLGHSKRRSSI; encoded by the exons ATGGCGCACTTCTCCTCTCCCAGTGGCTGTAATCAGTTTGGACAATGTGAGTGGGCCCTGGAGGAGCAACCGCTGCGTGCCAGCCAGAGTCAGCCAGAGCCACTGACACATCCTGAGTCATCATGTCGGGGCGAGGGGACACAGGCACAGGGTAAAGGGGGCGTGTTGTTGTGTAACAGGGGCCTCCCCACACTCCCACTGCGGGGGCTCCCAGCCCTGTCGCCTCCAGCTTCACTGCCCGATAGTGACGAGCCGCCCGACT GTTACGGCCATGCTGCCCCCAGCACAGACGGGGGGAAGGTGTTCTGTATGCTCTACGCCCTGCTGGGCATCCCTCTCACCCTGGTCATGTTCCAGAGCCTGGGCGAGCGCATCAACACCTTGGTGCGCTATCTGCTGCACCGCCTGAAGAACTGCCTTGGCATGCGGCGCACCGAGGTCTCCATGGTGAACATGGTGGCCATTGGCTTCATCTCCTGCATGAGCACGCTGTGCGTGGGTGCGCTCTCCTTCTCCCACTTTGAGGGTTGGAGCTTTTTCCACGCCTACTACTATTGCTTCATCACGCTCACCACCATCGGCTTCGGAGACTACGTGGCGCTGCAGAAGGACCAGGCTCTGCAGACAAACCCCAAGTACGTGGCCTTCTGCTTCATGTACATCCTCACCGGCCTGACTGTGATTGGCGCCTTCCTCAACCTGGTTGTGCTGCGCTTCATGACCATGAACGCGGAGGATGAGAAGCGGGATGCCGAGCAGCGCGCCCTCCTCTCCCAGAATGGCCAGGCAGGAGGGCACAACCACCCGGGCTGCGCCCCCGACCCACCTTCCTCCTCCTCGGCCGCCTCAGGGTGCAGTGGGGGAGCTGGAGGAACGGGAGGACCAGGAGGGGGCGGAAACAGTGGTGTTGGGGGAGCGGGGCGGGGGCTGCGTAACGTGTATGCGGAGGTGCTCCACTTCCAGTCCATGTGCTCCTGCCTGTGGTACAAGAGCAGGGAGAAGCTGCAGTACTCCATCCCCATGATCATCCCCAGGGACCTGTCCACCTCTGACACCTACATGGAGCAGGGGGAGGCCTTTTCCTCTGACGCCCTCCACCCCCTTCACTCCAACGGCTGCGTCTACAGCATGCACCACCCCCATTCCGCCATCAGTTCTGTGTCCACGGGCCTGCACAGCCTCACCCCGTACAGACTAGGACACAGCAAGCGGCGCAGCTCCATCTAG